DNA from Synechococcus sp. CBW1108:
CGGGCTACCGGGTTATCTGCGCCGAGGATGGCGAGGAGGCCCTGACCCTGTTCCACCAGGAGCAGCCAGATTTGATCGTGCTCGACGTGATGCTGCCGAAGCTGGATGGCTTCGCCGTCTGCCGCCGCCTGCGGGCCGAGTCCTGCGTGCCGATCATCTTTCTCTCGGCCCTCGATGCGATCGCCGAGCGGGTTTCCGGGCTGGACCTCGGCGCCGATGACTACCTGCCCAAGCCCTTCAGCCCCAAGGAGCTCGAAGCCCGGATCGCCACCATCCTGCGCCGGGTGGGCCGGGGTTCTGCAGCGGCCGAGCCCCGGGAGGTTCCAAGCGGCAGTGGGGTTCTGCGCGTCGGCGATCTGGTGGTCGACACCAACCGCCGCCAGGTGACCCGCGATGGTGAGCGCATCGGCCTCACCTACACGGAATTCAGCCTGCTCGAGCTGTTGTTTCGGGAGCCGGGTCGGGTGGTGCCGCGGGCTGAGATCCTTGAGCAGCTCTGGGGCTATCCCCCCCGCCGGGCCGCCGATCTGCGGGTGGTGGATGTGTATGTGGCCCGCCTGCGCGGCAAGCTCGAACCCGACCCCCGCAACCCCGAGCTGATCCTCACGGTGCGGGGCACCGGCTATGCCTCCCAGCGGATGGCCGAATTGACTCTGGCGGCGAGCAGCTGACGCTCCTGCAGGATGGGGCGCTTCAGCCCTCTGCCTGCTTTGTCGGATCTGCGCGAGACCCGTCTCGAGAAAGCTGCCGCCCTGGCGGCCCTGGGTCAGGGCCCCTACGGTCTGCGTTTTGAGCCCACCCATCGCGCCGCTGCCCTGCAGCAGGCCCACCTGGATCTGGCCAATGGGGAGGAGCGGGACGTTGAGGTGTCCGTTGCGGGCCGGGTGATGACCCGCCGGGTGATGGGCAAGCTGGCCTTCTTCACCCTGGCCGATGAGAGCGGCTCGATTCAGCTTTTCATCGAGAAGGCCACCCTGGATGCGGCCTTTCCTGATGCGCCGCCACCAGGGGCTTTCGCCCACCTCACTTCCCTGGTGGATGCCGGCGACCTGATCGGCGTCGTCGGCAGCTTGCGGCGCACCGACCGGGGCGAGCTTTCGGTGAAGCTCAAGAGCTGGAGCATGCTCTGCAAATCCCTCCAGCCCCTGCCTGATAAGTGGCATGGCCTGGCGGATGTGGAGAAGCGCTACCGCCAGCGCTACCTCGATCTGATCGTGTCGCCCCACACCCGCGAAACCTTCCGCCGTCGGGCCCTGGCGGTGAGCGCCATGCGCCGCTGGCTGGATGAGCGCGAGTTTCTGGAGATCGAAACTCCGGTGCTGCAGAGCGTGCCCGGCGGTGCCGACGCCCGGCCCTTCGAAACCCACCACAACGCCCTCGATCTGCCCCTCACCCTGCGCATCGCCACCGAGCTCCACCTCAAGCGGCTGGTGGTGGGGGGCTTTGAGCGGGTCTACGAGCTGGGCCGGATTTTCCGCAACGAGGGGGTGAGCACCCGCCACAACCCCGAGTTCACCTCGGTGGAGATCTACCAGGCCTACGCCGACTACACCGACATGATGCTGCTCACCGAGCAGCTCCTGGCCCATGTGTGCCAGCAGGTGTGCGGCACCACCTTGATCAACTACCAGGGCACCGCAATCGATCTGGCCCCCCCCTGGCGGCGGGCCACCATGCACGGGCTGGTGCAGGACGCCACCGGGCTCGACTTCAACGCCTTCAGCAGCCGTGCCGAGGCGGCCGCGGCGATGGCCGCCCAGGGGCTGGAGGTGCCGGCCCTGGCCGATTCGGTGGGGCGCCTGCTGGTGGAAGCCTTTGACCAGCGGGTCGAGGCAAACCTGATCCAGCCCACCTTCGTGCTCGATTACCCGGTGGAGAATTCACCCCTGGCCCGGGCCCATCGCAGCAAGCCGGGGCTGGTGGAGCGCTTCGAGTTGTTCATCGCCGGCCGCGAGACCGCCAATGCCTTCAGCGAACTGATCGACCCGGTGGACCAGCGCCAGCGCCTGGAGGCCCAACAGGCCCGTCGGGCCGCCGGCGACCTGGAAGCCCAGGCGGTGGATGAGGATTTTCTCCAGGCCCTGGAGGTGGGCATGCCCCCCACCGGGGGTCTGGGGATAGGCATCGATCGGCTGGTGATGCTGCTCACCGACAGCCCCTCGATCCGCGATGTGATCGCCTTCCCGCTGCTGCGCCCTGAGGCGCGGCCGGCCACAATGGGATAATTGCACCAGTAGGCAATCTGCCCCATTTGGGGGCCAACGATTCCATGAGTGGCGAGCGCGTCGGTTTTCGCTTCAAACACGCGGACGCTGTGGTGAAGCGCAATCCCCAGGG
Protein-coding regions in this window:
- the lysS gene encoding lysine--tRNA ligase, giving the protein MSDLRETRLEKAAALAALGQGPYGLRFEPTHRAAALQQAHLDLANGEERDVEVSVAGRVMTRRVMGKLAFFTLADESGSIQLFIEKATLDAAFPDAPPPGAFAHLTSLVDAGDLIGVVGSLRRTDRGELSVKLKSWSMLCKSLQPLPDKWHGLADVEKRYRQRYLDLIVSPHTRETFRRRALAVSAMRRWLDEREFLEIETPVLQSVPGGADARPFETHHNALDLPLTLRIATELHLKRLVVGGFERVYELGRIFRNEGVSTRHNPEFTSVEIYQAYADYTDMMLLTEQLLAHVCQQVCGTTLINYQGTAIDLAPPWRRATMHGLVQDATGLDFNAFSSRAEAAAAMAAQGLEVPALADSVGRLLVEAFDQRVEANLIQPTFVLDYPVENSPLARAHRSKPGLVERFELFIAGRETANAFSELIDPVDQRQRLEAQQARRAAGDLEAQAVDEDFLQALEVGMPPTGGLGIGIDRLVMLLTDSPSIRDVIAFPLLRPEARPATMG
- the rpaB gene encoding response regulator transcription factor RpaB, which produces MPLEDRPSTGDSQAEPRATVMVVDDEAAVRRVLVMRLQLAGYRVICAEDGEEALTLFHQEQPDLIVLDVMLPKLDGFAVCRRLRAESCVPIIFLSALDAIAERVSGLDLGADDYLPKPFSPKELEARIATILRRVGRGSAAAEPREVPSGSGVLRVGDLVVDTNRRQVTRDGERIGLTYTEFSLLELLFREPGRVVPRAEILEQLWGYPPRRAADLRVVDVYVARLRGKLEPDPRNPELILTVRGTGYASQRMAELTLAASS